Proteins co-encoded in one Magnetococcales bacterium genomic window:
- a CDS encoding phage portal protein, whose amino-acid sequence MARWLDGLVGWIAPEAAMRRARARNVLQALRRGYDGAKTGRLTSGWTTAGSDANAEIAMAAVRLRDRARDLVRNNPYAAKAVMTHASSMIGAGIRPRPKAATQELDDRITDLWDAFTENCDADGRTTFYGIQTLMARSMVESGECLLHLINRPSSFGLRVPLQLRVLECDHLDSTADRDLPGGGFIQQGIEFDSFGMRAAYWIYPRHPGSARQGMAKSVRISATDVLHLYDRLRPGQNRGVTWFAPALLRMRDLDDYDMSELVRKKMEACFVGFVTNAEPPPNTGGEEESFKQIEDLVPGMLEYLPPGRDIRFGQPASTSGYAEYAQLHNHAVAAGLGLTYELLTGDLSKVNYSSIRAGLIEFRRRVDATQRHVLIPQICQPVWNRFLSTAQAAGLIGNVPIRLQWTPPRFEAVDPQKDIMAEILAVRAGLMSPQTAVSRQGYDPDVVMAEFNEMYQIWDLYKIIVDIDARKTTKNGQPKPTETANAA is encoded by the coding sequence ATGGCGAGATGGTTGGATGGCCTGGTGGGATGGATCGCACCGGAGGCGGCGATGCGTCGTGCTCGCGCCAGGAATGTGTTGCAGGCCCTGCGTCGTGGCTATGACGGGGCCAAGACCGGACGGTTGACCAGTGGTTGGACCACGGCGGGCAGTGATGCCAACGCCGAGATTGCCATGGCCGCCGTCCGGTTGCGGGACCGGGCCAGGGACTTGGTAAGGAACAACCCGTATGCGGCGAAAGCCGTGATGACACACGCTTCCAGCATGATCGGCGCAGGCATTCGTCCCCGTCCCAAGGCGGCCACGCAAGAGTTGGACGACCGGATCACCGATCTGTGGGATGCCTTCACGGAAAATTGCGATGCCGATGGTCGCACCACCTTCTACGGCATCCAGACACTCATGGCCCGCAGCATGGTGGAGAGCGGCGAATGCCTTCTGCACCTGATCAACCGGCCATCGTCGTTTGGCCTGCGGGTGCCGTTGCAACTGCGGGTGCTGGAGTGTGACCACCTGGACAGTACCGCCGACCGGGATCTGCCGGGGGGTGGCTTCATCCAGCAGGGTATCGAGTTTGATTCGTTCGGGATGCGAGCGGCTTATTGGATCTATCCTCGCCATCCTGGCTCAGCCAGGCAGGGGATGGCCAAGAGTGTCCGCATCTCGGCCACGGATGTGCTGCATCTGTACGATCGTCTGCGTCCCGGCCAAAACCGGGGTGTCACCTGGTTCGCCCCGGCCCTGCTGCGCATGCGTGACCTGGACGACTACGACATGTCGGAGCTGGTGCGCAAGAAGATGGAGGCCTGCTTCGTCGGCTTTGTCACCAACGCAGAACCGCCCCCCAATACGGGTGGCGAGGAGGAGTCATTCAAGCAAATAGAGGATCTGGTGCCCGGCATGCTGGAATACCTGCCTCCAGGCCGGGACATCCGTTTCGGCCAACCGGCCTCTACCTCTGGGTATGCCGAATATGCACAGTTGCACAACCATGCGGTGGCGGCTGGCCTGGGGCTGACCTATGAGCTGCTCACCGGCGACCTTTCCAAGGTCAACTACTCCTCCATTCGGGCGGGCCTGATTGAGTTCCGCCGTCGGGTGGATGCAACGCAGCGGCATGTGCTGATCCCGCAGATTTGCCAGCCGGTCTGGAACCGCTTTTTGTCCACCGCCCAGGCCGCCGGGTTGATCGGCAATGTCCCCATCCGCTTGCAATGGACGCCACCCCGGTTTGAGGCCGTTGACCCGCAAAAGGACATCATGGCGGAAATTCTCGCGGTGCGGGCCGGATTGATGTCACCGCAGACGGCGGTTTCCCGCCAGGGGTACGATCCCGACGTGGTGATGGCTGAGTTCAACGAGATGTACCAGATCTGGGATCTGTACAAGATCATCGTCGATATTGATGCCCGCAAAACAACGAAAAACGGCCAACCCAAGCCAACGGAGACTGCCAATGCCGCATAA